AAAAAGTAAACAttttggggggaaaaaaacaggggaaGGATAGTCTGAAGGTTGACAAAGAAGGGGAAAGTTAAGAAGTGCTTgttgaatgattttattaacaagttaaaaaaaacaaaaaataataatctacTATTAgatctttttcatgattttataTGTCTGGTAAATGCAGAGTGGTCACCATTCTCTGATTGagaaagaaaaggtcaaacatAAAATTTAACTGATCAAATTAAAGGCACTGATTGGTTCTCATGATGCAACAAATGAAAAAGACTTCATGTCTCTTTGttagggaaagaaaaagataatcAATGAGCAAAAAGGTACCCAGTGATTCCTTACTTAAATTGTTTGGAGACCAATTTTACATATTTTGGAAGGTCATAAATCCTGTATTGTTGGTGTAACAGAATGAAATGAAACAACATTACATCAGAAGCATATTATTTAGGCACTCCTTATGTCTTGCAATGTAGATAATAGACTACCTTTTACCCTTCATGTCAGTACACTATGTCTATGACTGTTCTTTTCTAACCATTGTGTTCGCTAGTGTTTATGTTATTCCTACTACTGCACAATTTTGTGGCCTGTCTTTGCTCCAGGTGGCTTCCAATAAGGTTGAAAGTGCTCAGTCGAAAATTAGTTCTGCATACAAAATGGATAGATTCTAGACTAAACCTGCTTCTACTTGTTATCTGAGTGTTTACAAGCAAGTATTTTCTTATTGTGTTTCCTGTTTTGCCAGAAAACTGTGTAGAacgtaaaagtttttcataaatGGAAGCTGATCTTTCCTGTATTTTCTTCTCCAATTTTACCTTTGCTGAACTTATGCAGATAACCTTCTGATAAAGTTGTCCTTGTTCCACTGATACCTTATAGTTGAAGGTTTTTCTTGGTTCAACTATTCATTGTATTTTTTCTTGATACCAGACATGAAATCAACATCAATTCTCCAATACACATTGTACTACCATTTATGCTTTGGGATAAGGAGAAAATAATGCTGGTTATAACTCCCGTCACTTCTTCTTCTGATTTTATTTACTCAGATATCTGTAATAATTTGTCTTTGTGATATTGTTAATTGATCTCAGGAACTTTTATAATTGGAATTTATAACAGGTAGGATAGCACAGAGGATGTTGATTAAAGGGAAATCATGATCAAAACTAATTTATTTTGTATACAAGGTTACTTTTCCTATTCCAAATATGACATATATTTAAAACCTTGGTGCCCCTTTGCACATGACAAATGTTATTAAAAAAGGATAATTGAGTAAAAAAGCATAAAGTCATGTAATTTTGTTCTCTCTCATCTACTACTAATAGTGACCTTAGGCGTGCTCGAAGTTCTCTCTCATCGACTgctgatgttttcctttttctgcaGATAGTGTTATTTAGTTTTTAGACAATTATTGCAAGTGCTGATTGTAAATATTTGATGATTGCAGCTGCATCCTTACCTACTAAATCCAGCTCTTCAAGCAAGTTCATTCCAacttcaaaaagggtttataaAGTGCTCAAAGATTATGCAGCAAAACTTGTTGACCTCAACTTATTTACACAATGTGTTGAAGACTGGGTCCTGGAAAACTTACATACTGATAGTTACAACCATGAACAGTATTCTAACACTCCCTTTCAAATTGATGAGCTCTGTACCCTCGATTTTGCATTGGAGGGGGTGCTATTTCAACAGCTATTCCGCATGCCTTGCTCGCCACATATTTCTGAAGATCATATAGAGGATGAACTTCTGGCTCTTGAAGATTTTCTACATACAGTGGCAGATGGATTATGGCATACCTTTTGGCACAAAAACAAGCCCTTGCCCTTTTTTGTATCTTTTCCTCGCTATCCTGGATCCAAGTTCTATTCCGTTGAGAAAGCAATATCAAGGGGGAGGCTAAAGGAGCTCTCTGGTGCAGCTCTGATGTCAAAAATTAGTGGGAATGTACATGTTCGCTGGGATGAGGTGGTCGTGTTTTCTTTATTCAAACATGACAGTGGAGTGGGAGATGAATTTGGTTTGTCTTCTACTGTTGCCTGTGAAGCACTATTCTATGCTATCCACATACTTCTTGCTCGTAGTTTGAGTAGAAGTAACGCTGTTAGCAGTTACTCTGTTTATGTTTTAGTACTGGACTCTAAATTTGCCAGTGTGGTAAAATTGGGTGGTGACCTTGGAAATCTTGAAGTTGACTTAAACAATCCATACCAATCCGTGGCAGAATGGATAAAGTTTCACGCTGAAGTTAGCTTTTCCCCTGTGGAGCAAATATGGAACAAGCTAGGAAATGTAAATTGGCGAGACATGGGGACTCTACAGCTGCTTTTGGCAACCTTTAATTGTATTGCTCAATGGATTGGACCGCCGAGAAAATCAATAGCCTCACTTGCAGCTGATCACAGCCTTCGTCTTCAGAAGCGCAGAGTTGAATGCCGCCTCATTGAGAATGAAAATGCACTGATCCCTTATCAAGCTACTAGACATGATCATGGGGAaattgttgaataccacaacAACCCAAACCCCAGCAAGCAAGGATCCCGTTTGAAGTTTAACCAGGATGAAATATTAGTTGTTGAAGACCACCTCCTGGAACAGAGAAGTTTCCAAATACATGAATGTCTGCTTGAAGGAAACTGCTGCTCCTACACTGCTGTGGCTTTGGCCCATCCCACGGAATTACTAATGCTACACATTGGTGCTCATACATCTCGTCTGGAACCATCATGGGAGGACATGAGCTTGTGGTATCAAGTCCAGAGACAAACTAAAGTTCTGAATATCCTAAAAGAACAGGGTATCACAAGCAAGTCTTTGCCTGAAATAATTGCCTCGGGCAAAATTCTGCATCCTGGTCCTTGTGAGAAGCAGAGCCCTAAGGGATGCTGTGATCATCCTTGGTGTGGAACCCCAATACTTGTAACTTATCCAGTAGGAGAAACGCTTTCATCTATTTTAGCTCATCATGGTCCATTTTCAGCTGAAGAAGCAACCCGTTGTTGTCGAGACTGTCTTGCAGCCTTGAGGAGTGCAAAAATGGCCAACATCCAGCATGGTGATATCTGTCCTGAAAACATAATCTGTGTCAGTGATAGCACAAGAGGCAGTTGCCTGTAT
The genomic region above belongs to Coffea arabica cultivar ET-39 chromosome 7c, Coffea Arabica ET-39 HiFi, whole genome shotgun sequence and contains:
- the LOC113698286 gene encoding uncharacterized protein, with amino-acid sequence MRLENQINDGDSSSGRSLDGSFRRPRSAASLPTKSSSSSKFIPTSKRVYKVLKDYAAKLVDLNLFTQCVEDWVLENLHTDSYNHEQYSNTPFQIDELCTLDFALEGVLFQQLFRMPCSPHISEDHIEDELLALEDFLHTVADGLWHTFWHKNKPLPFFVSFPRYPGSKFYSVEKAISRGRLKELSGAALMSKISGNVHVRWDEVVVFSLFKHDSGVGDEFGLSSTVACEALFYAIHILLARSLSRSNAVSSYSVYVLVLDSKFASVVKLGGDLGNLEVDLNNPYQSVAEWIKFHAEVSFSPVEQIWNKLGNVNWRDMGTLQLLLATFNCIAQWIGPPRKSIASLAADHSLRLQKRRVECRLIENENALIPYQATRHDHGEIVEYHNNPNPSKQGSRLKFNQDEILVVEDHLLEQRSFQIHECLLEGNCCSYTAVALAHPTELLMLHIGAHTSRLEPSWEDMSLWYQVQRQTKVLNILKEQGITSKSLPEIIASGKILHPGPCEKQSPKGCCDHPWCGTPILVTYPVGETLSSILAHHGPFSAEEATRCCRDCLAALRSAKMANIQHGDICPENIICVSDSTRGSCLYVLVSWGRAILEDRDSPAINLQFSSAHALQNAKLCPSSDAESLIYLIYFICGGNMQQQDSIESALQWRQRCWAKRLIQQRLGEVSALLKAFADYVDSLCGTPYPVDYDTWLKRLSRAVDNSVDRGKTIDEVLRIKDTGETSGTSGGGNSSTC